The stretch of DNA AAGCAGCCAGGATGTAACTATCCGGACAAAGAGCTCGCCGGCGTGGGGGTGGCCTTTAACCTGATTATGGCCTTGAGGCGGGTACTGTTTCATGACTCTACGGCCGGCGCATGGTCGGACCGGGAGCGTCCCAATCTCAAAGAATATCTGGATCTGGTAGCTATCGGGACCATAGCCGATATGGTGCCTTTACGGGGTGTAAACAGGATACTGGTCAAAGAGGGATTGAAGATCATTGACAGGGCAAGGCGGCCCGGGGTTGCCGCTCTAAAGGCGATCAGTTTGGTCAATACTGCGAAGGCCTCATCCTACGACATAGGTTTTCGGCTCGCTCCACGGTTAAATGCCGCGGGCAGGATGGGATCCGCCGATGAGGCCTTCGCTTTACTCGTGACTGAAGACGGCGTCCGGGCTGAACTGATAGCCTCCGCTTTAGACCAGGCTAACCGCAGGCGCCAGGCCGTGGAAGAAGATATGCTCACGGAACTTACCGGCTATATTACGGAAGAGGTGTTGCAGACGGAAAAGGCCCTGGTCTATGCCTCGCCGCACTGGCATAGAGGGGTGCTCGGTATCGTAGCTTCACGCCTGGCGGCGAAATATGCCCGGCCCGCCATACTCTTTTCTCTGGAAGATGGAAAGGCCAGGGGATCGGGCCGGAGCGCCGCAGGCCTTGACCTTTATGCATTGCTGACCATGTGTCGTGAGCTGTTGGAGGATTTTGGCGGTCATAAGGAAGCCGCCGGATTATCGCTGCGCGAGGAAAATCTGCCTTTGTTCAAGGAGGTTTTTCAGACTGCGGTGTCTGATAAAGTAACCACGGAGGACCTCGTTCCCAGGCTATGGCTGGAAGGCAGCGTTCAGTTGTCAATTTTACGTGAAAAATCCTTTCTTAATGATTTCTACCTGCTGCCGCCTTTTGGGATGGGGAACCCGAATCCTCTTTTGGACACCTCACCCATTAAGATCATAGAGCAGCGGTTAATCGGAGAAAAGCACGTAAAATTAAGAGTGCACCAGGACGGGCGGGTATGGGAGGCTATGGGCTTTAATATGGCTCCCCTGCCTGATGCGGAATTTCTGGAGGCGGCCCTGGCCTTTGCCCTGGATACCAATAACTACCAGGGCCGGGAATCCCTGCAATTGCGGGTGGTGGATCTAAAGGTGATGGGGACTTAGCCACAGAGCGCACAGAGATAGAAAGATTTCGAAATTAGAAATTTGTCATTTTGTATCAGTTTAGCTTTTTTAAAAAGTATTTTAAAATCCCTCCCAACCTCCCTTTTCCAAAGGGAGGAGAAACACTGCCCCCTTTGAAAAAGGGGGATTAAGGGGGATTTTTGAGCCGCCATTTTCTGAACGACTAGCTCTTTTCAAACAGCTAACGTGTTACGTCATTTGGAATTCGCGCAAAGCGCTTTTGGTTGCGGCTTCGCCGCGCTGTGAACTCTGGGCCGAATTTGACAGTGCTATCATTAATGGAGGGATTTTAAGATGAGACTGCCGGTATCGGAAACTATCTTAGATAATGGGTTGAATATCCTGCTTCTCGAAAACCATAAGGCCCCGGTAGTCAGTTTGCAGGTATGGTACCGGGTGGGATCGCGCAATGAGCGTCTGGGTAAGACCGGGATTTCGCACCTCACCGAGCACCTTATGTTTCGCGGCACTAAAAAATACAGGCCCAAGGAGTTTTCCCGCCTGGTTAAAAGAAATGGGGGAAACGAGAACGCCTTCACCTCTCAGGACTATACGGCCTATTTTGAGAATATAGCCGGGGACCGCCTGGAAGTACTCCTTGATCTGGAATCTGATCGCATGACCAATCTGGCCGTTGATAAGCAGGCATTTCTCACGGAGCGGGATATAGTAATGGAGGAACGCCGGCTGCGGACCGAGGATGATCCGGTCTCCTCCCTCTTTGAAGAAATGGATTCTGTCGCCTTCCGCACCCACCCCTACATGTGGCCGATAATAGGCTGGATGGGGGATATCGGCCAGACCGCTTATGAAGACTTTAAGGATTATTACCGGCTGCATTACAGGCCGAACCGGGCCACTGTCATTGTCGTCGGCGACATGGAAAAAGAAAAGCTATTGTTAAAAATCAAGAAATATTTCGGCTGTATCAGACCCGGGCCGGAGCCATCCCCGGTCGTATGTGATGAGCCGCCCCAGAGAGGAGAAAGAAGATTCTACCTGAAGCGGGAGGCCCAGCTTTCTTATCTGCTTATGAGCTTCCATACCCCCAATCTCAGGCATGAAGACAGCTTTGCCCTGGAGCTTCTGGCCCTTATTCTGGGCCAGGGCAAGAGTTCGCGACTTTATCGCCGTCTCGTGCGCGAGAAACAGTTGGCCCTGGATATCAATGTCAATTATCCCCGGTTAGCGCATGATCCCAATCTTTGCCACATCTTCGCGCCCATAATGCCCGGTAAGACGGCCGAGGCAGTGGAAGAGGAGATTGAAGCGGAATTGGAAAAGATAAAGAGGCAAGGCGTGACGGAAAAAGAGCTGCAAAAGACCAGGAATA from Thermodesulfobacteriota bacterium encodes:
- the recJ gene encoding single-stranded-DNA-specific exonuclease RecJ, translating into MEKEWHKNDPDLLALEKLQRETNLHPLIALFLCNRGIKDTAGAHSFLHPSLKDLPSPFLLKDMDKAAHRLADAVRRREKILIYGDYDADGVTATAVLWLFLKRMGVAVSHYIPDRTRDGYGLKTEILRRFLDDKPDLLVTVDCGISNHEAVAYANGQGIEVIITDHHCVPDVLPPALAAVNPKQPGCNYPDKELAGVGVAFNLIMALRRVLFHDSTAGAWSDRERPNLKEYLDLVAIGTIADMVPLRGVNRILVKEGLKIIDRARRPGVAALKAISLVNTAKASSYDIGFRLAPRLNAAGRMGSADEAFALLVTEDGVRAELIASALDQANRRRQAVEEDMLTELTGYITEEVLQTEKALVYASPHWHRGVLGIVASRLAAKYARPAILFSLEDGKARGSGRSAAGLDLYALLTMCRELLEDFGGHKEAAGLSLREENLPLFKEVFQTAVSDKVTTEDLVPRLWLEGSVQLSILREKSFLNDFYLLPPFGMGNPNPLLDTSPIKIIEQRLIGEKHVKLRVHQDGRVWEAMGFNMAPLPDAEFLEAALAFALDTNNYQGRESLQLRVVDLKVMGT
- a CDS encoding pitrilysin family protein, which encodes MRLPVSETILDNGLNILLLENHKAPVVSLQVWYRVGSRNERLGKTGISHLTEHLMFRGTKKYRPKEFSRLVKRNGGNENAFTSQDYTAYFENIAGDRLEVLLDLESDRMTNLAVDKQAFLTERDIVMEERRLRTEDDPVSSLFEEMDSVAFRTHPYMWPIIGWMGDIGQTAYEDFKDYYRLHYRPNRATVIVVGDMEKEKLLLKIKKYFGCIRPGPEPSPVVCDEPPQRGERRFYLKREAQLSYLLMSFHTPNLRHEDSFALELLALILGQGKSSRLYRRLVREKQLALDINVNYPRLAHDPNLCHIFAPIMPGKTAEAVEEEIEAELEKIKRQGVTEKELQKTRNMSEAAFVFHQDSFFYQGMLLGIYHTVSNWRDLYAYLPGIAKVTASDIKRVANTYFHKDKKNVGVLVPVLPGFSHASAHLRKVSGKKSSQFSIA